A region of Maridesulfovibrio sp. DNA encodes the following proteins:
- a CDS encoding endonuclease/exonuclease/phosphatase family protein yields the protein MIKWFSASDYRIGKMKQGQVIKFETESSMDSTEKMNLRVLSYNLGFAAGPVQQTLADEHPESFFIANLDKFIDLVRAEQANVVLLQEVDLDSKRSWYMNQLEYIMGRLGWGYAAPVVDWDMYFPLRKERKITKATVVISKFPIVSNEYVQTSCKPNFESMLLNIFYYPLLWKSTMQRVGVEVGGKRLDVYNVHLCVWNRAARVAQAEYLSKWVNTASSDLDYIIGGDFNFQAYIRGTPVPSVDLAKAPFVNGFRDNLNGSKEILSRPGESAGSIHQNITFEERKHRYDFIFYSAGMTLKNAKVITGIDASDHFPVFGEFSFIE from the coding sequence TTGATCAAATGGTTTTCGGCTTCCGATTACCGGATCGGGAAAATGAAGCAGGGGCAGGTGATTAAGTTTGAGACAGAATCCAGTATGGATTCCACTGAAAAAATGAATCTACGCGTTCTCAGCTATAACCTCGGATTTGCCGCCGGACCCGTGCAGCAGACTCTGGCTGATGAGCATCCGGAATCTTTTTTCATTGCTAATCTGGATAAGTTTATTGATCTGGTTAGAGCTGAACAGGCAAATGTTGTTCTTCTGCAGGAGGTGGACCTTGATTCCAAACGTTCCTGGTATATGAACCAACTGGAATACATAATGGGCCGTCTGGGCTGGGGATATGCTGCACCGGTGGTGGATTGGGATATGTATTTCCCGTTGCGAAAGGAGCGCAAGATTACCAAGGCCACAGTGGTTATCTCTAAATTCCCCATTGTTTCAAATGAGTATGTACAAACCTCCTGCAAGCCTAATTTTGAAAGCATGCTCCTGAACATTTTTTATTATCCGTTACTTTGGAAGTCCACCATGCAGCGGGTGGGGGTTGAAGTGGGCGGCAAGCGGCTGGACGTCTACAATGTTCATCTTTGTGTGTGGAACAGGGCGGCCCGCGTAGCGCAGGCTGAATACCTTTCCAAATGGGTAAACACGGCTAGCTCAGACCTGGATTACATTATAGGTGGAGATTTTAATTTTCAGGCATACATCAGGGGGACTCCTGTACCTTCGGTCGATTTAGCGAAGGCTCCATTCGTAAACGGATTTCGCGACAACTTAAACGGTAGTAAGGAAATTTTGAGCAGGCCCGGTGAATCAGCCGGCAGCATTCATCAAAATATTACCTTCGAAGAAAGGAAACATCGTTACGACTTTATCTTTTATTCAGCAGGGATGACCCTGAAGAATGCAAAAGTAATTACCGGGATAGATGCTTCTGATCATTTCCCTGTGTTTGGAGAGTTCAGTTTTATAGAATAG
- a CDS encoding iron-sulfur cluster assembly scaffold protein — MIENLDTLLTDIQQQCDDAAHSMFGRETSRWHNPTYARIMESPDSVGEMKGTCGDLIKIFLKIENNVITEASFYTTGCGPSIVSGDMACELSTGKTVDEASEIGGENILERLGGLPEDKTHCAHLASSALQEALGNWLGKK, encoded by the coding sequence ATGATTGAGAATCTGGACACACTTCTTACTGATATTCAACAACAATGCGATGATGCAGCCCACAGTATGTTCGGCAGGGAAACCTCCCGCTGGCATAATCCGACTTATGCCCGGATAATGGAATCACCGGACTCTGTAGGAGAAATGAAGGGGACCTGCGGCGACCTGATCAAAATTTTCCTCAAGATAGAAAACAACGTCATTACCGAGGCTTCATTTTACACCACCGGATGCGGTCCCAGCATTGTCAGCGGAGATATGGCCTGTGAACTGAGTACAGGCAAAACCGTTGATGAGGCTTCTGAAATCGGAGGTGAAAACATCCTTGAAAGACTCGGAGGGCTGCCCGAAGACAAAACGCACTGCGCCCATTTGGCTTCATCTGCCCTGCAGGAAGCATTGGGAAATTGGCTGGGCAAAAAATAA
- a CDS encoding helix-turn-helix transcriptional regulator has product MQAKDFDSFFERLKEQTDISTQAQLARELGVGRAAVSLVKKKGAVPPRWILELSVRYNLDSTWLESGVGSPRAEVNAAEFADEFARIPKVAARLSAGGGSFETGAEIEGFYAFRKDWIGSKGNPADMVLMEVYGNSMEPELKEGDIVLLDQSRQDILAGGIYAVGVEDTVMVKRVEKRPGQVVLHSDNRDYAPIHLGGDELENVRVLGQVVWVSREYH; this is encoded by the coding sequence ATGCAAGCTAAGGATTTTGATTCATTTTTTGAAAGATTAAAAGAACAGACAGATATTTCCACTCAGGCCCAGTTGGCACGCGAGCTGGGTGTCGGCAGGGCGGCGGTTTCTCTGGTAAAAAAGAAAGGGGCAGTTCCTCCTCGCTGGATACTTGAACTTTCAGTACGTTATAATCTCGATTCAACCTGGCTGGAGTCCGGAGTAGGCTCTCCCAGGGCGGAAGTTAATGCTGCCGAATTTGCTGACGAATTTGCCCGTATCCCCAAGGTTGCGGCCCGCTTGTCTGCCGGTGGCGGTTCATTTGAGACCGGAGCTGAAATTGAAGGTTTTTATGCTTTTCGCAAGGATTGGATCGGCAGTAAGGGCAACCCCGCAGATATGGTATTAATGGAAGTTTATGGCAACAGCATGGAACCTGAATTGAAAGAAGGTGACATTGTGCTGCTTGATCAGTCCCGTCAGGATATATTGGCGGGGGGGATTTACGCTGTGGGAGTGGAGGATACTGTCATGGTTAAAAGAGTCGAGAAACGTCCCGGTCAGGTTGTGCTGCACAGTGACAACAGGGATTATGCCCCAATTCACCTTGGCGGAGATGAATTGGAAAACGTACGTGTTCTGGGACAGGTTGTCTGGGTTTCACGCGAATATCATTAG
- a CDS encoding UPF0489 family protein codes for MGEWIVDFQGRNHSTAIKLNFLWKQDNIFFMDNHRAALWCWLESLKKNEKLNLFHVDRHFDALFSKQDYSHFPHENFERFGISEYLECGYDNDFFAVTPLFRWDNYLGLFIEKYGERIENWAFATHGKGTTPHAVRYAAYEPWEFPAALGGLEGDWIFNLDLDYFFGRMADGKMDRLFTDEYIRGWGAELRKGLARGAIKTLTVSLSPECAAGWAGAEAALAVLNEGLEIDFSLPE; via the coding sequence ATGGGCGAATGGATCGTAGATTTTCAGGGGCGCAACCACTCCACAGCAATTAAACTTAATTTTTTGTGGAAGCAGGATAATATCTTTTTTATGGATAACCATCGCGCTGCATTGTGGTGCTGGTTGGAAAGTCTTAAGAAGAACGAGAAATTAAATCTGTTTCATGTAGACCGGCATTTTGATGCCTTGTTTTCGAAGCAGGATTATTCCCATTTCCCTCATGAAAACTTTGAACGTTTCGGGATCAGTGAGTACCTTGAATGCGGGTATGACAACGATTTTTTTGCGGTTACCCCGCTATTCCGCTGGGATAATTATCTGGGGCTGTTCATTGAAAAATATGGTGAGCGCATTGAGAACTGGGCCTTTGCCACTCATGGCAAGGGAACGACGCCGCATGCTGTCCGGTACGCAGCTTATGAGCCGTGGGAATTTCCGGCAGCTCTTGGAGGTTTGGAAGGAGACTGGATTTTTAATCTGGATCTGGATTATTTTTTCGGGCGTATGGCAGACGGAAAAATGGACCGCCTTTTTACTGATGAATATATCAGGGGCTGGGGTGCCGAGCTTCGTAAAGGGCTGGCTAGAGGTGCTATTAAAACGCTGACTGTGAGTTTAAGCCCTGAATGTGCTGCCGGATGGGCAGGAGCTGAGGCCGCTCTCGCAGTACTCAATGAAGGGTTGGAAATAGATTTTTCGTTGCCGGAATAG
- the rnr gene encoding ribonuclease R, with the protein MGKKRKSKNPGMIKPYEAMNVFKQSRKPLSAGELEKRLGLTKRHRKFVKNILKDLVREGKIIKIGSAYGVVEKMNMVTGKLQVQRSGAAFLLPDDKNRKDIYIHTKNLRDAWHGDRVTVAITGSHWGGKREEGRVVRVIERGKQVFPVRVIRPMGGTALLCNPTDPRLDFGIVVEPEEAVADGPVLDDDGREIYPAESAEAAVDFTRIARGDILLVAPGEQINPSLWEGRILKMLGDEDDAIVQEAIVKANHGIPTAFPGKVLAVADALPDEPEEDDFAEREDMRSIPFVTIDGETAKDFDDAVFVEKINNGYRLRVAIADVSHYVAMDSPLDREALKRGNSYYFPKSVEPMFPEALSNGLCSLNPDVNRLAMTATIEFDNAGAPVGASFVPAVIKSHARLTYEQVYKGVILREQEEQEGLGALLPMLQLCEELARKINKLRKERGSLEFDLPEPEILFNLQGRTVDIRPRCRNFAHQIIEEFMIAANEAVAEFLTEKELGCLYRVHPGPDEEKLTNLFKVLRKIGISKQIPDPVTPQTLQAVIADSEGTDQEYLVSRLLLRSMKQAKYEPDNEGHFGLASECYCHFTSPIRRYADLVVHRLLKVALGDGHQAIPGQKQLGRIGNAISGTERTAMEAEREILKRLTIIFLKDKVGEEFTGVISSIAEFGFWVEFQEVMAEGMVRLSSLGDDYYTFWADRQMIVGERTGHAFRLGQKVTVRLESVSLELLEANLALVAGAEDYKKYV; encoded by the coding sequence ATGGGAAAAAAAAGAAAATCTAAGAATCCCGGTATGATTAAGCCTTACGAGGCTATGAATGTTTTTAAGCAGAGCCGCAAGCCCCTTTCCGCCGGTGAACTTGAGAAAAGGCTGGGGCTGACCAAGAGGCATCGCAAATTTGTAAAGAATATACTCAAAGACCTTGTGCGCGAGGGTAAAATCATCAAGATCGGCAGTGCTTACGGCGTTGTGGAAAAGATGAATATGGTCACCGGAAAGCTGCAGGTTCAGCGTTCCGGGGCGGCATTTCTGCTCCCGGACGATAAAAACCGCAAAGATATCTACATCCATACCAAAAATCTTCGGGATGCATGGCATGGAGACCGGGTTACCGTGGCGATTACCGGTTCCCATTGGGGCGGCAAACGCGAGGAAGGACGCGTGGTGCGTGTTATTGAGCGTGGAAAGCAGGTCTTCCCGGTGCGGGTGATCCGGCCCATGGGCGGTACGGCCCTGCTCTGCAACCCTACAGACCCGCGTCTGGATTTCGGTATTGTGGTCGAGCCTGAAGAGGCCGTTGCTGACGGGCCTGTACTGGATGATGACGGCAGGGAAATTTATCCTGCCGAGTCTGCTGAAGCAGCTGTGGATTTTACCCGGATTGCCAGGGGCGATATACTTTTGGTGGCACCGGGTGAACAGATTAATCCTTCTCTTTGGGAAGGGCGCATTCTGAAAATGCTGGGCGATGAAGACGATGCCATTGTACAGGAAGCAATAGTCAAGGCGAACCACGGCATTCCCACGGCTTTTCCGGGCAAGGTGCTGGCTGTCGCTGATGCTTTACCGGATGAACCCGAGGAAGATGATTTTGCAGAGCGCGAAGATATGCGCTCCATTCCTTTTGTGACTATCGACGGTGAGACCGCCAAAGATTTTGACGATGCCGTATTTGTAGAAAAGATCAATAATGGCTACCGTTTGCGGGTGGCTATCGCAGATGTAAGCCATTACGTTGCCATGGACTCTCCGTTGGACCGCGAGGCCCTTAAGCGTGGTAACTCTTATTATTTCCCCAAGTCCGTGGAGCCCATGTTCCCCGAAGCCTTGAGTAACGGACTGTGCAGCCTGAACCCTGACGTGAATCGTCTGGCTATGACCGCTACCATAGAGTTTGATAATGCAGGTGCTCCTGTTGGAGCTTCCTTTGTCCCGGCTGTGATTAAGAGTCACGCCCGCCTGACTTACGAACAGGTCTACAAAGGCGTCATTCTCCGTGAACAGGAGGAGCAGGAAGGTTTGGGAGCACTGCTGCCCATGCTTCAGTTATGTGAAGAGTTGGCGCGCAAGATCAACAAGCTACGCAAGGAGCGGGGCAGTCTGGAATTCGATCTTCCTGAGCCTGAAATCCTCTTCAATTTGCAGGGCAGAACTGTAGATATCCGACCCCGTTGTCGCAATTTTGCCCATCAGATTATTGAGGAATTTATGATTGCTGCCAACGAAGCGGTTGCAGAATTTCTGACTGAAAAAGAACTGGGCTGCCTGTACCGGGTACACCCCGGTCCTGATGAAGAAAAATTGACCAACCTGTTCAAGGTTCTGCGCAAAATCGGCATCAGTAAGCAGATTCCTGATCCGGTCACCCCGCAGACTTTGCAGGCTGTGATAGCGGATTCAGAAGGAACTGATCAGGAATATCTGGTCAGCCGGCTGCTTCTGCGATCGATGAAACAGGCCAAATATGAGCCTGATAATGAGGGACATTTCGGGCTGGCTTCAGAATGCTATTGTCATTTTACCTCACCCATCAGGCGTTATGCCGATCTGGTTGTTCATCGCTTGCTTAAGGTTGCGCTTGGTGACGGCCATCAGGCTATTCCCGGCCAGAAGCAGTTGGGACGTATCGGCAATGCTATCAGCGGCACCGAACGTACAGCCATGGAAGCTGAACGTGAAATTCTGAAACGGCTGACCATCATTTTTCTTAAAGATAAGGTTGGTGAAGAGTTTACCGGGGTTATTTCATCAATTGCGGAATTCGGATTCTGGGTGGAATTTCAAGAGGTAATGGCTGAGGGTATGGTCCGGCTTTCCTCGCTGGGTGATGATTATTACACTTTCTGGGCTGATCGCCAGATGATTGTCGGTGAACGAACAGGGCATGCTTTTCGTTTGGGGCAGAAAGTAACCGTCCGTTTGGAATCGGTCAGCCTTGAGTTGCTTGAAGCCAACCTTGCTCTGGTCGCAGGGGCCGAAGATTACAAAAAATACGTTTAA
- a CDS encoding ABC transporter substrate binding protein: protein MKRNYSCLAVFIFFAFLVCCFAFALPAQAKDILIVHSYDLDNICGAPQQQGVLESLAEAGFKAGKNLTVHQYAMNTKKENNTPELMAKQAAAVLEKIKKITPDVLVLLDDNAFRTVGLKLVDSKFNIVFSGMNGQPEDYDRKVKWMDSWSKPGHNITGVYEKLHFIEACMVQKKIIPGLEKILVVTDNSPTGRAVLKQVRKEMNEAGNELGIEFQIRIASTWEEYVEIIRQTGTDSSIGTIYPAATLLKDRDGKSHSTSEIIKWTVANSMIPGIPLNYSFSRLGMLGGVGVDFIAMGRQAGVMAAEILKGSAPGEIPIEEAERYALVFNLNRAKELGMDIPTDILMAADVIYK from the coding sequence ATGAAAAGAAATTATAGTTGTCTTGCCGTATTCATTTTTTTTGCGTTTTTAGTCTGCTGCTTTGCTTTTGCTCTGCCTGCACAGGCAAAAGATATCTTAATCGTTCACAGTTACGATCTGGATAATATTTGCGGTGCCCCCCAGCAACAGGGAGTATTGGAAAGTCTGGCCGAGGCCGGCTTCAAGGCCGGGAAAAATCTCACAGTGCATCAATATGCCATGAACACCAAAAAGGAAAATAACACTCCTGAACTTATGGCGAAGCAGGCTGCAGCTGTTCTTGAAAAAATCAAAAAAATCACCCCGGATGTTCTGGTGCTGCTTGATGATAATGCTTTCAGGACAGTGGGCCTAAAGCTTGTAGATAGTAAATTTAATATTGTTTTCAGCGGCATGAACGGTCAGCCGGAAGATTATGACCGCAAAGTGAAGTGGATGGATTCATGGTCGAAGCCGGGCCATAATATCACCGGAGTCTACGAGAAACTTCATTTTATAGAAGCCTGCATGGTTCAAAAGAAAATTATACCCGGTCTTGAAAAAATATTGGTGGTTACTGATAATTCTCCAACCGGGAGAGCTGTACTGAAACAGGTCCGAAAGGAAATGAACGAGGCCGGCAATGAATTAGGCATTGAATTTCAGATACGCATTGCTTCCACGTGGGAAGAATATGTGGAAATTATCAGACAGACCGGTACTGATTCATCCATCGGGACCATTTATCCGGCAGCGACCCTGCTTAAGGACCGCGATGGAAAAAGTCATTCAACATCAGAAATCATAAAATGGACCGTTGCCAACTCCATGATTCCGGGAATCCCGCTTAACTATTCCTTTTCCCGGCTGGGAATGCTCGGCGGAGTAGGGGTTGATTTCATTGCTATGGGCAGGCAGGCCGGGGTAATGGCCGCAGAAATCCTGAAAGGCTCTGCTCCCGGGGAGATACCGATCGAAGAGGCAGAGCGCTATGCGCTGGTTTTCAACTTGAACCGGGCCAAAGAGCTGGGAATGGATATTCCTACCGATATACTGATGGCTGCTGATGTTATTTACAAATAA
- a CDS encoding transporter substrate-binding domain-containing protein, with amino-acid sequence MIKKYPATRIIRNKKIADNNLKIGYINSVHLFNITYNYSDLRQRMNTNFLKTILIFCTLLAFTCAEANAGQTDTQHIKIIFGYKFPPFYTVTSKNEPSKSLRGLFIDMLEDFQKQYSNYKLEYRCLPRARIGKQINNGEADAFALTSPMFTSQETKSRYNISLPMWTIEDHLLVRRDSTLTTSDLEHMTGRTIAVLHGNSYGPLDEYLSNGIIKTHPVYSTKLVLELLYNKRVDAAICNKTTLPYLLKESSHTMDDFRMLEKPLYAYKLHLLVNRKNSTFLDDFNNFLKNTPLPALQEGGCFLPTAPQDNKGGNFYLRSGPTGPVEILKSSWE; translated from the coding sequence TTGATCAAGAAATACCCGGCAACCAGAATAATCAGAAATAAAAAAATTGCTGATAATAATTTAAAAATAGGATACATAAACTCGGTCCACCTGTTTAATATAACATACAATTACTCAGACCTACGCCAAAGAATGAATACAAACTTTCTAAAAACGATCTTAATTTTCTGTACTCTTTTGGCATTTACCTGTGCCGAGGCAAATGCGGGCCAAACCGATACTCAACATATAAAAATTATATTCGGCTATAAATTCCCTCCATTCTACACTGTCACGAGTAAAAATGAACCCTCAAAAAGCCTGCGCGGACTATTTATTGATATGCTGGAGGATTTCCAGAAACAGTATTCAAACTATAAATTAGAATATAGATGTCTTCCACGAGCAAGAATAGGTAAACAAATCAATAACGGAGAAGCGGACGCTTTTGCCCTTACCTCTCCGATGTTCACCAGTCAGGAAACAAAATCAAGATATAACATATCCCTTCCCATGTGGACCATAGAAGACCATCTGCTGGTGCGCAGAGATTCTACGCTTACAACATCAGATCTGGAACACATGACCGGCAGAACCATTGCGGTACTGCATGGCAACTCATACGGGCCGCTGGATGAATATCTTTCAAACGGGATTATAAAAACACACCCTGTATACTCAACAAAACTTGTTTTGGAACTTTTGTACAACAAAAGGGTGGATGCGGCGATTTGTAACAAGACAACTCTGCCATATCTGCTTAAAGAAAGCAGCCATACAATGGATGACTTCAGGATGCTTGAAAAGCCTCTCTATGCCTACAAACTTCACTTGCTGGTTAACCGTAAAAATTCAACCTTTCTGGATGATTTCAATAATTTTTTAAAAAACACCCCCCTCCCTGCATTACAGGAAGGGGGGTGTTTTTTGCCTACTGCCCCTCAGGATAATAAAGGGGGCAATTTTTACCTTCGATCCGGACCAACCGGACCGGTTGAGATTCTGAAATCTTCTTGGGAATAA
- a CDS encoding response regulator, translated as MNSATSYKLSSLVAFAICGMAIVTALALGSVFSYSYFNTLKDEYHDRVRAEGQEVSLELYSFLHRAMGRLGELSKDNSIRVAIMMGVDYPLSEKLSEYDQAQLGIDFFVLRQEDERVFSSSARPFNEVYVRNALEHSPHRCSFCRIGDGGFLTVFSLPIRSRSEVVGSAACMVDFSRSELQSIFSKSDVSRMVLFEKGHAYDLLSGESLPFSMGKNAGDGDLVKVSFDDDKKGVLYRSALVPGLAYFVSDARFNESLQRTFWLLLPIFGGIIGLCVLVSLYLSSILTRPLSSITSSAEEISNGREEDLPDRGSLITEINALGKALSSMLESLRKTRGLEQYQFFFDNVDDLVCITDIDGFFLRINSRGTDSLGYEYDEFQKKTIFELVPAYERDSLRGIMNSLFAEKGSRQFECPVIAKSGEILYTDVRSRRIAYQGRYVLLSVVRDVTDRKRDEEELQRYATELLKAKEVEERNSAHMADTLKKLEEAMSRAEIASRTKSEFLAQMSHEIRTPMNSILGMADMLSDTRLTAEQESYVSIFRDSGKALLSLINDILDLSKIESGKLTLEDTEFNIDELVDEVSGVMSVSAWKKGLVFACHVDPLCPDRFSGDPTRIKQILLNLLSNAIKFTDSGSVVVEIFCDPVTEGQPMLDMVVSDSGIGISEEKLKIIFENFVQADSSTTRKYGGTGLGLSITRNLVEMMGGNISVRNLPSGGAEFRAQIQVGRVDTQETDASRIRSVMQDREVLVIDERTLVRSYICTCLNEWGAKCVHAGDLNFACVQSESCRSNAELVIISDKLGEEDGLSEVEAIKARLNNNNPMLCTLSSSPGVSSNSPEINMLFGVKSSVRWPVTRGGLLKAMLNIYGDTVVLSEKQEQVLDLNPLRILVAEDSENNRILFDFFLKDTPFRIRYAGDGDEAVRIYRENNFDMVLMDIQMPGKDGLEATREIRAYELGNGYPSTPVVALTANCREEDKKLCLEAGCNGVLSKPIKKISLIKGILKYSS; from the coding sequence ATGAATAGCGCAACTTCCTATAAATTATCATCATTGGTGGCGTTCGCCATTTGTGGAATGGCTATTGTGACTGCCCTGGCTTTGGGCAGTGTTTTCTCATACAGTTATTTTAATACCCTTAAGGATGAATATCATGACCGGGTTCGTGCAGAGGGGCAGGAAGTAAGTCTTGAATTGTACAGCTTTCTGCACCGGGCCATGGGGCGTCTTGGTGAGTTGAGTAAGGATAACTCCATTCGGGTTGCCATTATGATGGGAGTTGATTATCCGCTTTCCGAAAAACTGTCCGAGTATGATCAGGCCCAACTGGGAATTGATTTTTTTGTCCTGCGTCAGGAGGATGAAAGGGTTTTTTCTTCCTCAGCCAGACCTTTCAACGAAGTTTATGTACGAAATGCGCTTGAGCATTCCCCGCATCGCTGTTCTTTCTGCAGGATAGGTGACGGCGGTTTTCTTACTGTTTTTTCCCTGCCAATCCGCAGTCGTTCGGAAGTTGTGGGAAGTGCCGCCTGCATGGTGGATTTTTCAAGGTCTGAGTTGCAGTCTATCTTCAGCAAATCGGATGTAAGCAGGATGGTTCTTTTCGAAAAGGGCCATGCTTATGATTTGCTTTCCGGAGAATCTTTGCCTTTTTCCATGGGGAAAAATGCAGGCGATGGCGATCTTGTGAAAGTCTCCTTTGATGATGATAAAAAAGGTGTGCTGTACCGCAGTGCATTGGTTCCGGGGCTGGCTTATTTTGTCTCAGATGCCCGCTTCAACGAATCATTACAGCGGACATTCTGGCTGCTGCTCCCTATTTTCGGGGGAATAATCGGCTTGTGTGTTCTTGTTTCACTTTATCTCAGCAGCATACTTACCCGTCCTTTGAGCAGCATAACTTCTTCTGCCGAGGAGATTTCAAATGGTCGTGAAGAAGATCTTCCTGACCGGGGAAGTCTCATCACTGAAATTAATGCTCTTGGCAAAGCCCTTTCGTCCATGCTGGAAAGTTTGCGTAAAACTAGAGGGCTGGAGCAGTATCAGTTCTTTTTTGACAATGTTGATGATCTGGTCTGTATTACCGATATTGATGGTTTTTTTCTGAGGATAAACAGTCGTGGTACTGATTCTCTGGGTTACGAATATGATGAGTTCCAGAAAAAAACCATTTTTGAGCTTGTTCCTGCTTATGAGCGGGACAGTCTGCGCGGAATTATGAACAGTCTTTTTGCAGAAAAAGGTTCGCGCCAGTTTGAGTGTCCGGTTATCGCCAAATCCGGTGAGATTCTATACACGGACGTGCGTTCCCGCCGGATAGCCTATCAAGGGCGGTACGTGCTCTTGAGTGTGGTGCGTGATGTAACCGACCGCAAGCGTGATGAGGAAGAGCTGCAACGCTATGCGACTGAGCTTCTGAAGGCCAAGGAAGTGGAAGAGAGAAATTCAGCCCATATGGCCGATACCCTGAAAAAGCTTGAAGAGGCCATGAGCCGAGCTGAAATAGCCAGCCGGACCAAAAGTGAATTCCTTGCTCAGATGAGCCATGAAATCCGTACTCCCATGAACTCGATTCTGGGTATGGCTGATATGCTTTCCGATACCAGGCTTACAGCGGAGCAGGAAAGTTATGTCTCGATTTTCAGGGATTCCGGTAAGGCTTTGCTGAGCCTCATAAATGATATTTTGGATCTCTCAAAGATTGAGTCCGGTAAACTGACTCTTGAAGATACAGAATTTAATATTGATGAGCTGGTTGATGAAGTCTCCGGTGTTATGTCTGTGAGTGCCTGGAAAAAGGGCCTTGTTTTCGCCTGCCATGTGGACCCGCTCTGTCCTGACCGTTTCAGCGGGGACCCGACACGAATCAAGCAGATTCTGCTCAACCTGCTCAGTAATGCCATAAAGTTTACTGATTCCGGTTCTGTGGTAGTTGAGATATTTTGTGACCCCGTTACAGAAGGACAGCCCATGCTGGACATGGTTGTAAGTGACAGCGGTATCGGGATTTCAGAAGAAAAACTTAAAATTATTTTTGAGAATTTCGTTCAGGCTGACTCTTCCACCACCAGAAAGTACGGCGGAACAGGGCTTGGTCTTTCTATCACCCGCAATCTGGTTGAGATGATGGGAGGGAATATCTCCGTACGTAACCTTCCTTCCGGAGGGGCGGAATTCAGGGCTCAAATTCAGGTCGGTCGGGTAGATACTCAGGAAACCGATGCCTCAAGAATCCGGTCCGTAATGCAGGATCGTGAAGTGCTGGTTATTGACGAACGTACACTGGTCAGGAGTTATATATGCACATGTCTTAATGAGTGGGGAGCTAAATGTGTGCATGCCGGTGATTTGAATTTTGCCTGTGTGCAAAGTGAGTCCTGCCGAAGCAATGCCGAACTGGTCATTATTTCAGACAAGCTTGGAGAAGAGGACGGACTGAGCGAGGTAGAGGCAATCAAGGCCCGGTTGAATAATAACAACCCTATGCTCTGCACCCTTTCCTCTTCTCCCGGAGTAAGTAGCAACAGTCCTGAGATCAATATGCTCTTCGGGGTTAAGAGCAGTGTTCGCTGGCCTGTGACCCGTGGTGGCCTGTTGAAGGCAATGCTGAATATTTACGGAGATACCGTTGTTTTGTCGGAAAAACAGGAACAGGTTCTCGACCTTAATCCATTGCGAATCCTCGTAGCCGAGGATTCGGAAAACAATCGCATACTCTTTGATTTTTTCCTGAAAGACACTCCTTTCAGGATTCGTTATGCCGGTGACGGCGATGAGGCCGTGCGCATATACCGTGAAAATAACTTCGACATGGTGCTGATGGATATCCAGATGCCCGGCAAGGACGGTCTGGAAGCTACCCGCGAAATCAGAGCTTATGAATTAGGAAACGGCTACCCGTCTACCCCGGTGGTGGCCCTGACGGCCAATTGCCGGGAGGAAGACAAAAAGCTCTGCCTTGAGGCCGGTTGTAACGGAGTCCTTTCCAAGCCGATTAAAAAAATCAGCCTGATTAAGGGTATTTTGAAATACAGTTCCTGA